The Mycolicibacterium insubricum DNA segment CGAGAAGGTGCGCTCGGCGGGAATCAGCGCGGCCGGTGCCAGGGTGCCCGGCCCACGTGAGTCGAGGGTCAACACGCGTTGTCCCAGAAGCGATCCGGTGCGGATATGGGCGGTGGTCTTTGCGCCGAGCGGGATGCGGGCCGCGACGGAGAAGGTCACCATCGCCTGCCCGTCGCGCAACGCGACCCGGGACACGGTGCCGACCTTGATGCCGGCGATGGTGACGTCGTTGCCTTCCGCGATACCGCCGGCCTGGGCGAATTGGGCGTTGTAGCGGATGTCGGTGGCCCAGGAGGCCAGCTGCGGCACGCGCAACCCGACCCCGATCGTCAGCAGCACCAGCACCACGCCGACGAAGCCGGTGCGGATCAGACGGGGGCCACGGTATTTGAGCATCAGTTGTCCGAGCACCTGCCGGTCTGCTGCCGGATCCAGGGGAACATCGCGGTCCGGCCCTCGAGGTCGGTGACCCGCACGGCCACCCCACAGAGGTAGTAGTTGAAGAAGCTGCCGTAGGAGCCCAGGCGTACCAGCTTTCGAACATTGTTGGGAGCCTTCTGCAGACCGGCGTCGAGGCGGTCGTTTGCCCCCTCCAGGTTGGACGCCAACCGGTTCAATTCGGCGATGGTTCCGGTCAACGGCGGGCCGGCGCGGGTGAGCAGGTCGGCCAACGACGCCGTCCCGCTTTCCAAGGCGGTGATGGCCTCACCCACGGTGTTCCGGTCGGTGGAGATGTCGCTGACCAGTCGCTGCACTCGGTCGATGGTCCCGGAGAACTGTTCGCCGTTGCGGTTGAGGACGCCGATGGTGGCATTGAGGTTGTCGATCAGCGACTGCACCAGGTCGTTGTTGTCGGCGAGATTCGTGGTGAACGACGAGGTATGTGACAGCAGCGATTTCAGCGCACCACTTTGGCCCTGGAGCACCTGCAGCAGCGATTGGGTCAGAGCGTTGACGTCCTCGGGCCGCAACCCCTGGGTGACCGGCCGCAACCCGCCCAGCAGCTGATCGATGTCCAGCGCGGGCGCGGTGCGGTCGGCCGGGATTTGCGCACCGGCGGGCAGCAGTGCGGTATCGCCGGGTGCCGTGACCAGCTCCAGGTAGCGGTCTCCGGTGAGGTTGAGGTAGCGGACCACCGCCTTGGTCCCGGAGGTCAGCACCGCGGCCCGATCGGCGTCGAAGGATACCAGCGCGGTCTTCTCCGGGGTCAGCGTCACGTCGTCGACGGTGCCGACGCGGATCCCGGCCACGCGCACCGAGTCACCCGCTTTGAGCCGGGACGCATCTGTGAAGACCGCCGTATAGCCGACGGTCGGTCCCGACTGGTACCGACCGAAAACGGCGAACAACGCGACGGTGAGCATCAGCATCACCACCGCGAAGACGCCGAACTTGATGCGCGCCGCCACCGGCCCGCTCATCCGGGCTGCCCCACCTGAGCGGTGTTGCGCGGCGGTCCGTCCAGCGGCCCGAACAACATGTTCTTCAGCGCATCGGAATTGACCAGCAGCCCCTGGTTGCCGTACCTGCCCGGGTTCCAGCCCACGTCGGCGACCACGAAGGGCGGGCGGGCCTCATACGGCACGTTGGGCAGCCCGGCCACACATTGCGGCCCGCCGGTGGCGGCCACCCTGGGGAGGTCACCGGGATAGCGAAAACGTTCCTTGCCCCAGGTGAAGCCGGCATTCACCAGCGCACCGGGCACCTGGGGCGGCGGCAGGTAGGCCGACTTCACCAAGCCCGCGCCCAGGCAGTACAGCGCTTCGTGGTACCGGTTGGTCAGATCGGTGGTGGGCACCAGCAGGTGTGCGACGTCGGTCAGTGCGGCCCGGTTCGCGGTCAGCAGATCGTTTCCGGTTTCGGCCAACCCGATGGCGGAGATCAGGGCGGCATCGAGTTGGCCGCGTTGGTCCACCACCGTCCGGCTGATTCGGGCCGCGTTGTCGGCCGTGGTGATCAGGTCCGGGGCGGCGTCGGCGTAGCCAGTCAGCACGCCGGGCGCGGTGGCCAGGATGTCCGACAGCGCCGGCAACTGCGGATCCAGGGCAGCGAGGTAGCCGTCGAGGTCCGCCAGCATCTGCCCCATCCGGTGTCCGCGCCCGTTGAGTGCGTTCGCCATCGCGCTCAGGGTGGCGTTCAGCTCGGCGGGGTCGATCTCGTCGAGTACCGCGGTGAGCCGCTGAAAGACGGTGTCGATCTCCACCGTGACATGCCCCGCGTCGAGGACCTGGCCGGCATA contains these protein-coding regions:
- a CDS encoding MCE family protein — its product is MKRRSLAPLVGAATVLVIALLFVTVGVLFRGGMTPSVGVTVLAKRAGLVLNPDARVKLRGVQVGSVASLENLPDGRAALHLAMDPDRISEIPANVEVHIASTTVFGAKFIQLVDPAEPSTRTMYAGQVLDAGHVTVEIDTVFQRLTAVLDEIDPAELNATLSAMANALNGRGHRMGQMLADLDGYLAALDPQLPALSDILATAPGVLTGYADAAPDLITTADNAARISRTVVDQRGQLDAALISAIGLAETGNDLLTANRAALTDVAHLLVPTTDLTNRYHEALYCLGAGLVKSAYLPPPQVPGALVNAGFTWGKERFRYPGDLPRVAATGGPQCVAGLPNVPYEARPPFVVADVGWNPGRYGNQGLLVNSDALKNMLFGPLDGPPRNTAQVGQPG
- a CDS encoding MCE family protein, with translation MSGPVAARIKFGVFAVVMLMLTVALFAVFGRYQSGPTVGYTAVFTDASRLKAGDSVRVAGIRVGTVDDVTLTPEKTALVSFDADRAAVLTSGTKAVVRYLNLTGDRYLELVTAPGDTALLPAGAQIPADRTAPALDIDQLLGGLRPVTQGLRPEDVNALTQSLLQVLQGQSGALKSLLSHTSSFTTNLADNNDLVQSLIDNLNATIGVLNRNGEQFSGTIDRVQRLVSDISTDRNTVGEAITALESGTASLADLLTRAGPPLTGTIAELNRLASNLEGANDRLDAGLQKAPNNVRKLVRLGSYGSFFNYYLCGVAVRVTDLEGRTAMFPWIRQQTGRCSDN